Proteins encoded within one genomic window of Camelina sativa cultivar DH55 chromosome 19, Cs, whole genome shotgun sequence:
- the LOC104767881 gene encoding putative nucleobase-ascorbate transporter 10, with protein sequence MANGGGGSGDNGSGGNKGAGNRTEELQPHPVKEQLPEIQYCVNSPPPWFEAVVLGFQHYMLSLGITVLIPSLLVTLMGAGDAEKAKVIQTLLFVSGLTTLFQTFFGSRLPVIAATSYAYIIPITSIISSTRFTYYTDPFERFVRTMRSIQGALIITGCFQVVVCFLGIWRNIVRFLSPLSIAPLATFTGLGLYHIGFPLLAKCVEVGLPGLILFVFITQYLQRCMKMKKGVMLWDGNRCDRYGMVLCIPVVWLFAQLLTSSGVYDHKPQTTQTSCRTDRTGLITNTPWIYIPYPFQWGSPTFNLTDSFAMMAASLVTLFESTGLFYASARYGSATPIPPSVVSRGTGWLGVGVLLNGMLGGITGITTSSENVGLLAMTKIGSRRVIQISASFMLFFSIFGKFGAFFASIPLPIMASLYCIVLCFVCSAGLSFLQFCNLNSFNTKFILGFSFFMAISVPQYFREYYNGGWRSDHRSNWLEDVIRVIFMSHTTVAAIIAIVLDCTLSRETDEAKKDCGLKWWEKFRLYNLDVRNDEFYGLPCSLNKFFPSH encoded by the exons ATGGCAAATGGTGGTGGTGGCAGTGGCGACAACGGTAGTGGTGGAAATAAGGGAGCAGGAAATCGGACCGAGGAGTTGCAACCCCATCCGGTAAAAGAACAACTCCCAGAAATTCAATACTGCGTCAACAGTCCTCCTCCTTggt TTGAAGCGGTAGTGTTGGGTTTCCAGCATTATATGTTGAGTCTTGGCATCACAGTTCTCATTCCAAGTCTATTAGTTACACTCATGGGAGCTGGTGAT GCAGAAAAGGCTAAAGTAATCCAAACATTACTTTTTGTCTCTGGACTAACAACATTGTTCCAGACGTTTTTTGGAAGTCGATTGCCTGTGATAGCTGCAACTTCTTATGCATATATCATACCAAttacttccatcatttcttccACTCGGTTCACTTACTACACTGATCCTTTTGAA agaTTTGTTAGAACAATGAGAAGCATACAAGGGGCCCTGATTATCACTGGATGTTTCCAAgtagttgtttgttttctagGCATATGGAGAAATATTGTCAG ATTTCTAAGCCCACTCTCCATTGCTCCTTTGGCAACATTTACCGGACTGGGACTCTACCATATTGGCTTTCCATtg TTAGCTAAATGTGTTGAAGTAGGACTTCCTGGGTTGATCCTATTTGTTTTTATCACTCAG tACTTACAGCGTtgtatgaagatgaagaaagggGTGATGCTTTGGGATGGAAACAGATGTGACCGTTATGGGATGGTGTTATGTATTCCTGTGGTATGGTTGTTTGCTCAACTACTTACATCGAGTGGTGTCTATGACCACAAACCTCAGACTACTCAAACCAGTTGTCGTACAGATCGTACTGGTCTCATAACCAACACTCCTTG GATATACATACCATATCCGTTTCAATGGGGAAGCCCAACTTTCAACCTAACTGATTCGTTTGCGATGATGGCTGCGTCTTTGGTCACTCTATTTGAG TCGACTGGTTTGTTCTACGCATCCGCAAGATATGGAAGTGCGACACCGATCCCACCATCAGTTGTTAGCCGTGGTACTGGCTGGCTG GGAGTTGGAGTATTACTCAATGGCATGCTTGGAGGCATCACAGGGATCACAACATCATC AGAAAATGTTGGACTTTTGGCGATGACTAAGATTGGGAGTCGGAGAGTGATACAAATATCAGCTAGCTTCATGCTTTTTTTCTCCATCTTTG GAAAGTTTGGAGCTTTTTTCGCGTCCATACCATTACCAATCATGGCATCTCTTTACTGCATCGTCTTGTGTTTTGTGT GTTCTGCAGGACTTAGCTTTCTACAATTCTGCAACCTCAATAGCTTCAACACCAAATTCATTTTGGGATTCTCCTTTTTTATGGCTATTTCAGTCCCTCAATATTTCAGAGAATATTACAATGGAGGTTGGCGGTCTGACCATCGCTCGAATTGG TTGGAAGATGTGATAAGAGTGATATTCATGTCGCACACAACAGTTGCAGCAATTATAGCGATAGTACTTGACTGCACATTGTCTCGTGAGACTGATGAAGCCAAGAAAGATTGCGGGTTGAAGTGGTGGGAAAAGTTCCGACTATACAATCTCGATGTGCGAAACGATGAGTTTTATGGTCTGCCTTGCAGCCTCAACAAATTCTTCCCATCTCATTAA
- the LOC104766502 gene encoding probable long-chain-alcohol O-fatty-acyltransferase 5: MEEELKSLIKVLVIAIISISYCYYLPPKIKSGIPRFLSVLPIVALFLVLPLFFSSVHLSFFTAFFLTWLANFKLILFSFDKGPLIPVPTNLSGFLFFTCFPIKAQQNPKPNIHLPKLVFAIKVAIFGVLLHLYGYKQNMPPILLMGLYFVHLYLELEIIFTLLKVLISISLGCEFEPQSNKPYLATYLQDFWGRRWNIMVPAILRPAVYTPMRRVSERRMSSSWALFPGILATFIVSGLVHDLLFFYLTREMPTGDVTLFFLLQGVCISAELAVKKKTTVMQRWRLSPTVSRILTVGFVFVTSSWLMTSQLVRSGVMEKYTNEALYYADFLNHKLRWFVGDIYN, encoded by the coding sequence ATGGAGGAAGAACTTAAGAGCTTGATCAAGGTATTGGTTATTGCAATCATCTCCATATCTTATTGTTACTATTTACCACCCAAAATCAAATCTGGTATTCCTCGATTCCTCTCTGTTTTACCCATCgttgctttgtttcttgttcttcctctgtttttctcctCTGTTCATTTATCTTTCTTCACAGCATTTTTCCTCACATGGCTCGCAAATTTCAAACTCATTCTCTTCTCCTTTGATAAAGGTCCTCTAATACCAGTTCCTACAAATCTCTCAGGGTTCCTCTTCTTTACTTGCTTCCCAATCAAAGcccaacaaaaccctaaacctaacattCATTTGCCCAAATTAGTTTTCGCCATTAAAGTTGCTATATTTGGTGTGCTACTACATTTGTATggttacaaacaaaatatgccTCCCATTCTTCTGATGGGTCTCTATTTTGTACATCTATATCTAGAGCTTGAGATTATTTTTACGTTACTCAAAGTTTTGATCTCTATATCTCTTGGGTGTGAGTTCGAGCCACAGTCAAACAAACCATACTTAGCCACATATTTACAAGACTTCTGGGGTCGTAGGTGGAATATTATGGTTCCGGCTATTCTCCGGCCAGCCGTTTACACACCAATGCGGCGAGTTTCTGAACGCCGGATGAGCTCTAGTTGGGCTTTGTTTCCGGGGATATTGGCAACGTTCATCGTCTCCGGTTTGGTTCACGACTTGCTCTTCTTCTATTTAACTCGTGAGATGCCTACAGGGGATGTTACGCTGTTCTTCTTGTTACAAGGCGTTTGCATTTCGGCGGAATTGGCGGTGAAAAAGAAGACGACGGTGATGCAGCGGTGGAGATTGAGTCCCACGGTTTCACGGATACTCACGGTAGGGTTTGTATTTGTGACTAGTTCTTGGTTGATGACATCTCAGCTTGTAAGAAGTGGCGTTATGGAGAAATACACCAATGAAGCTTTGTATTATGCTGATTTCCTTAATCATAAGTTACGTTGGTTTGTTGGGGATATTTACAACTAG